A stretch of Suncus etruscus isolate mSunEtr1 chromosome 9, mSunEtr1.pri.cur, whole genome shotgun sequence DNA encodes these proteins:
- the MAP4K2 gene encoding mitogen-activated protein kinase kinase kinase kinase 2 isoform X1 encodes MALLRDVSLQDPRDRFELLQRVGAGTYGDVYKARDTVTSELAAVKIVKLDPGDDISSLQQEITILRECRHPNVVAYIGSYLRNDRLWICMEFCGGGSLQEIYHATGPLEERQIAYVCREALKGLHHLHCQGKIHRDIKGANLLLTLQGDVKLADFGVSGELTASVAKRRSFIGTPYWMAPEVAAVERKGGYNELCDVWALGITAIELGELQPPLFHLHPMRALMLMSKSSFQPPKLRDKTHWTQNFHHFLKLALTKNPKKRPTAEKLLQHPFTTQQLPRALLTQLLDKASDPHLGAPSPEDCELETFDMFPDTIHPRGQHGPAERTPSEVQFHQVKFGAPRRKETDPLNEPWEEEWTLLGQEELSGSLLQSVQEALEERSLTIRPALALQELDSPDDAIGTIKRAPFLGPPSAEPQTEDLLSSPPGTPPLPLPSTDSSPVLPTTWTTMKHPEDPERSSCHGLPPTPKVHMGACFSKVFNGCPLRIHAAVTWIHPVTRDQFLVVGAEEGIYTLNLHELHEDTLEKLISQRCSWLYCVNNVLLSLSGKSTHIWAHDLPGLFEQRRLQQQVPLSIPTNRLTQRIVPRRFALSTKIPDTKGCLQCRVVRNPHTGSTFLLAALPASLLLLQWYEPLQKFLLLKNFSSPLPSPSGLLEPLVLDGKELPQVCVGAEGPEGPGCRVLFHILRLEAGLTPDVLVPPEGLPGSAQQVIQVDRDTVLVCFDRCVRIVNLLGEPTASLAPELTFDFTIETVVCLQDSVLAFWSHGLQGRSLDTNEVTQEITDETRIFRVLGAHRDIILESIPTDNPGAHSNLYILTGHQSSY; translated from the exons ATGGCGCTGCTGCGGGATGTGTCGCTGCAGGACCCGCGGGACCGCTTCGAGCTGCTGCAGCGCGTCGGGGCCGGCACCTACGGCGACGTGTACAAG GCGCGAGACACGGTCACGTCCGAGCTGGCCGCGGTCAAGATCGTGAAGCTGGACCCAG gagaCGACATCAGCTCCCTCCAGCAGGAAATCACCATCCTCCGGGAGTGCCGCCACCCCAACGTGGTGGCCTACATCGGCAGCTACCTCAG GAATGATCGCTTGTGGATTTGCATGGAGTTCTGCGGAGGGGGCTCCCTGCAGGAGATCTACCACG CCACGGGCCCACTGGAGGAGCGGCAGATTGCTTACGTCTGCCGGGAGGCCCTGAAG GGACTACACCACTTGCACTGTCAGGGGAAGATTCACAGGGACATCAAG GGAGCCAACCTTCTCCTCACGCTCCAGGGAGATGTCAAGTTAG CGGACTTTGGGGTATCAGGCGAGCTGACAGCGTCTGTGGCGAAGCGGAGGTCGTTCATCGGGACGCCCTACTG GATGGCGCCGGAGGTGGCAGCCGTGGAGCGCAAAGGAGGCTACAATGAGCTGTGTGACGTGTGGGCCCTGGGCATCACCGCCATCGAGCTGGGCGAGCTGCAGCCCCCCCTCTTCCACCTGCACCCCATGAG GGCCTTGATGCTCATGTCCAAAAGCAGTTTCCAGCCTCCCAAGCTAAGAGACAAGACACACTG GACCCAGAATTTCCACCACTTCCTCAAATTGGCCTTGACCAAGAACCCCAAGAAGAGACCCacagcagagaagcttctgcag CACCCCTTCACCACACAGCAGCTCCCCCGGGCGCTCCTCACGCAGCTTTTGGACAAAGCCAGTGATCCCCATTTGGGGGCGCCGTCCCCGGAAGACTGTGAGCTGGAG aCCTTTGACATGTTCCCAGACACCATTCACCCCCGGGGGCAGCATGGCCCTGCCGAGAGGACCCCCTCTGAGGTCCAGT TTCACCAGGTGAAATTTGGCGCCCCCCGCAGGAAGGAGACCGACCCACTCAATGAGCCG TGGGAGGAAGAATGGACGCTACTAGGGCAAGAGGAGCTAAGCGG GAGCCTGCTGCAGTCTGTCCAGGAGGCGCTGGAGGAAAG GAGCCTCACCATCCGGCCAGCCCTGGCCCTCCAG GAGCTGGACTCCCCAGATGATGCCATAGGAACCATCAAGCGGGCTCCATTCTTGGGGCCACCGTCCGCTGAGCCCCAAACCGAGGACCTGCTGTCCAGTCCCCCTG GAACCCCACCCCTGCCTCTCCCAAGCACCGACAGCTCCCCAGTGCTCCCCACCACCTGGACCACCATGAAACACCCAGAGGATCCTGAG aGATCCTCCTGCCATGGGCTCCCCCCGACCCCCAAGGTGCAT ATGGGTGCCTGCTTCTCCAAGGTCTTCAACGGCTGCCCCCTGCGCATTCACGCCGCTGTCACCTGGATCCACCCCGTCACCCGGG ACCAGTTCCTGGTGGTGGGGGCTGAGGAAGGCATTTATACCCTCAACCTGCACGAGCTGCATGAGGATACACTGGAGAAG CTGATTTCCCAgcgctgctcctggctctactgtGTCAATAATGTGCTGCTTTCGCTCTCAG GGAAATCCACGCATATCTGGGCTCACGACCTCCCAGGCCTGTTTGAGCAGCGGCGGCTGCAACAACAAGTCCCACTATCGATTCCCACCAACCGCCTCACACAGCGAATTGTGCCCAG GCGCTTTGCTCTGTCCACCAAGATTCCCGACACCAAAGGCTGCCTGCAGTGTCGAGTGG TGCGGAACCCCCATACGGGCAGCACCTTTCTGCTAGCTGCCCTGCCGGCCAGTCTGCTCCTGCTGCAGTGGTATGAGCCGCTGCAGAAGTTCTTGCTGCTCAAG AACTTCTCCAGCCCCCTGCCCAGCCCCTCGGGGCTACTGGAGCCGCTGGTGCTGGATGGGAAGGAGCTGCCGCAGGTGTGTGTGGGTGCCGAGGGCCCCGAGGGGCCGGGCTGCCGGGTGCTCTTCCACATCCTGCGGCTGGAGGCCGGCCTGACGCCCGACGTGCTCGTGCCCCCTG AGGGACTTCCAGGCTCGGCCCAGCAAGTGATCCAGGTGGACAGAGACACCGTCCTTGTCTGCTTTGACC GCTGCGTGAGAATTGTCAACCTGTTGGGAGAGCCCACGGCTTCGCTTGCGCCTGAGCTGACCTTTGACTTCACCATTGAGACTGTGG TGTGTCTGCAGGACAGCGTGCTGGCCTTCTGGAGCCACGGCCTGCAGGGCCGCAGCCTGGACACCAATGAG GTGACTCAGGAGATCACGGATGAGACGAGGATCTTCCGAGTGCTCGGAGCTCACAG GGACATTATTCTCGAGAGCATCCCCACTGACAACCCAGGGGCCCACAGCAATCTCTACATCCTCACGGGCCATCAGAGCAGTTACTGA
- the MAP4K2 gene encoding mitogen-activated protein kinase kinase kinase kinase 2 isoform X2, with translation MALLRDVSLQDPRDRFELLQRVGAGTYGDVYKARDTVTSELAAVKIVKLDPGDDISSLQQEITILRECRHPNVVAYIGSYLRNDRLWICMEFCGGGSLQEIYHATGPLEERQIAYVCREALKGLHHLHCQGKIHRDIKGANLLLTLQGDVKLADFGVSGELTASVAKRRSFIGTPYWMAPEVAAVERKGGYNELCDVWALGITAIELGELQPPLFHLHPMRALMLMSKSSFQPPKLRDKTHWTQNFHHFLKLALTKNPKKRPTAEKLLQHPFTTQQLPRALLTQLLDKASDPHLGAPSPEDCELETFDMFPDTIHPRGQHGPAERTPSEVQFHQVKFGAPRRKETDPLNEPWEEEWTLLGQEELSGSLLQSVQEALEERSLTIRPALALQELDSPDDAIGTIKRAPFLGPPSAEPQTEDLLSSPPGTPPLPLPSTDSSPVLPTTWTTMKHPEDPERSSCHGLPPTPKVHVFNGCPLRIHAAVTWIHPVTRDQFLVVGAEEGIYTLNLHELHEDTLEKLISQRCSWLYCVNNVLLSLSGKSTHIWAHDLPGLFEQRRLQQQVPLSIPTNRLTQRIVPRRFALSTKIPDTKGCLQCRVVRNPHTGSTFLLAALPASLLLLQWYEPLQKFLLLKNFSSPLPSPSGLLEPLVLDGKELPQVCVGAEGPEGPGCRVLFHILRLEAGLTPDVLVPPEGLPGSAQQVIQVDRDTVLVCFDRCVRIVNLLGEPTASLAPELTFDFTIETVVCLQDSVLAFWSHGLQGRSLDTNEVTQEITDETRIFRVLGAHRDIILESIPTDNPGAHSNLYILTGHQSSY, from the exons ATGGCGCTGCTGCGGGATGTGTCGCTGCAGGACCCGCGGGACCGCTTCGAGCTGCTGCAGCGCGTCGGGGCCGGCACCTACGGCGACGTGTACAAG GCGCGAGACACGGTCACGTCCGAGCTGGCCGCGGTCAAGATCGTGAAGCTGGACCCAG gagaCGACATCAGCTCCCTCCAGCAGGAAATCACCATCCTCCGGGAGTGCCGCCACCCCAACGTGGTGGCCTACATCGGCAGCTACCTCAG GAATGATCGCTTGTGGATTTGCATGGAGTTCTGCGGAGGGGGCTCCCTGCAGGAGATCTACCACG CCACGGGCCCACTGGAGGAGCGGCAGATTGCTTACGTCTGCCGGGAGGCCCTGAAG GGACTACACCACTTGCACTGTCAGGGGAAGATTCACAGGGACATCAAG GGAGCCAACCTTCTCCTCACGCTCCAGGGAGATGTCAAGTTAG CGGACTTTGGGGTATCAGGCGAGCTGACAGCGTCTGTGGCGAAGCGGAGGTCGTTCATCGGGACGCCCTACTG GATGGCGCCGGAGGTGGCAGCCGTGGAGCGCAAAGGAGGCTACAATGAGCTGTGTGACGTGTGGGCCCTGGGCATCACCGCCATCGAGCTGGGCGAGCTGCAGCCCCCCCTCTTCCACCTGCACCCCATGAG GGCCTTGATGCTCATGTCCAAAAGCAGTTTCCAGCCTCCCAAGCTAAGAGACAAGACACACTG GACCCAGAATTTCCACCACTTCCTCAAATTGGCCTTGACCAAGAACCCCAAGAAGAGACCCacagcagagaagcttctgcag CACCCCTTCACCACACAGCAGCTCCCCCGGGCGCTCCTCACGCAGCTTTTGGACAAAGCCAGTGATCCCCATTTGGGGGCGCCGTCCCCGGAAGACTGTGAGCTGGAG aCCTTTGACATGTTCCCAGACACCATTCACCCCCGGGGGCAGCATGGCCCTGCCGAGAGGACCCCCTCTGAGGTCCAGT TTCACCAGGTGAAATTTGGCGCCCCCCGCAGGAAGGAGACCGACCCACTCAATGAGCCG TGGGAGGAAGAATGGACGCTACTAGGGCAAGAGGAGCTAAGCGG GAGCCTGCTGCAGTCTGTCCAGGAGGCGCTGGAGGAAAG GAGCCTCACCATCCGGCCAGCCCTGGCCCTCCAG GAGCTGGACTCCCCAGATGATGCCATAGGAACCATCAAGCGGGCTCCATTCTTGGGGCCACCGTCCGCTGAGCCCCAAACCGAGGACCTGCTGTCCAGTCCCCCTG GAACCCCACCCCTGCCTCTCCCAAGCACCGACAGCTCCCCAGTGCTCCCCACCACCTGGACCACCATGAAACACCCAGAGGATCCTGAG aGATCCTCCTGCCATGGGCTCCCCCCGACCCCCAAGGTGCAT GTCTTCAACGGCTGCCCCCTGCGCATTCACGCCGCTGTCACCTGGATCCACCCCGTCACCCGGG ACCAGTTCCTGGTGGTGGGGGCTGAGGAAGGCATTTATACCCTCAACCTGCACGAGCTGCATGAGGATACACTGGAGAAG CTGATTTCCCAgcgctgctcctggctctactgtGTCAATAATGTGCTGCTTTCGCTCTCAG GGAAATCCACGCATATCTGGGCTCACGACCTCCCAGGCCTGTTTGAGCAGCGGCGGCTGCAACAACAAGTCCCACTATCGATTCCCACCAACCGCCTCACACAGCGAATTGTGCCCAG GCGCTTTGCTCTGTCCACCAAGATTCCCGACACCAAAGGCTGCCTGCAGTGTCGAGTGG TGCGGAACCCCCATACGGGCAGCACCTTTCTGCTAGCTGCCCTGCCGGCCAGTCTGCTCCTGCTGCAGTGGTATGAGCCGCTGCAGAAGTTCTTGCTGCTCAAG AACTTCTCCAGCCCCCTGCCCAGCCCCTCGGGGCTACTGGAGCCGCTGGTGCTGGATGGGAAGGAGCTGCCGCAGGTGTGTGTGGGTGCCGAGGGCCCCGAGGGGCCGGGCTGCCGGGTGCTCTTCCACATCCTGCGGCTGGAGGCCGGCCTGACGCCCGACGTGCTCGTGCCCCCTG AGGGACTTCCAGGCTCGGCCCAGCAAGTGATCCAGGTGGACAGAGACACCGTCCTTGTCTGCTTTGACC GCTGCGTGAGAATTGTCAACCTGTTGGGAGAGCCCACGGCTTCGCTTGCGCCTGAGCTGACCTTTGACTTCACCATTGAGACTGTGG TGTGTCTGCAGGACAGCGTGCTGGCCTTCTGGAGCCACGGCCTGCAGGGCCGCAGCCTGGACACCAATGAG GTGACTCAGGAGATCACGGATGAGACGAGGATCTTCCGAGTGCTCGGAGCTCACAG GGACATTATTCTCGAGAGCATCCCCACTGACAACCCAGGGGCCCACAGCAATCTCTACATCCTCACGGGCCATCAGAGCAGTTACTGA
- the MEN1 gene encoding menin isoform X2: MGLKAAQKTLFPLRSIDDVVRLFAAELGREEPDLVLLSLVLGFVEHFLAVNRVIPTNVPELTFQPIPAPDPPGALTYFPVADLSIIAALYARFTAQIRGAVDLSLYPREGGVSSRELVKKVSDVIWNSLSRSYFKDRAHIQSLFSFITGTKLDSSGVAFAVVGACQALGLRDVHLALSEDHAWVVFGPNGEQTAEVTWHGKGNEDRRGQTVNAGVAERSWLYLKGSYMRCDRKMEVAFMVCAINPSIDLHTDSLELLQLQQKLLWLLYDLGHLERYPMALGNLADLEELEPTPGRPDPLTLYHKGIASAKAHYQDEHIYPYMYLAGFHCRNRNVREALQAWADTATVIQDYNYCREDEEIYKEFFEVANDVIPNLLKEAASLLEAGEERAGEQSQGSPSQGSALQDPECFAHLLRFYDGICKWEEGSPTPVLHVGWATFLVQSLGRFEGQVRQKVRIVSREADTAEAEEPWGEEAREGRRRGPRRESKPEEPPPPKKPALDKGPGSGPGTVPAPPRKPPGPVPVPGPARGPEGSSAAPVPAPAASPPPEGPVLTFQSEKMKGMKELLVATKINSSAIKLQLTAQSQVQMKKQKVSTPSDYTLSFLKRQRKGL; this comes from the exons ATGGGGCTCAAGGCCGCCCAGAAGACGCTCTTCCCGCTGCGCTCCATCGACGACGTGGTGCGCCTGTTCGCGGCCGAGCTGGGCCGGGAGGAGCCCGACCTGGTGCTCCTGTCCCTGGTGCTGGGCTTCGTGGAGCATTTCCTGGCTGTCAACCGCGTCATCCCCACCAACGTGCCTGAACTCACCTTCCAGCCCATCCCCGCGCCCGACCCGCCGGGCGCCCTCACCTACTTCCCCGTGGCTGACCTGTCCATCATCGCGGCCCTCTACGCCCGCTTCACTGCGCAGATCCGGGGCGCCGTGGATCTGTCCTTGTACCCCCGCGAGGGGGGCGTCTCGAGCCGCGAGCTGGTGAAGAAGGTCTCCGATGTCATCTGGAACAGCCTCAGCCGCTCTTACTTCAAAGATCGGGCGCATATCCAGTCGCTCTTCAGCTTCATCACAG GCACTAAGTTAGACAGCTCTGGCGTGGCCTTCGCGGTCGTGGGGgcctgccaggctctggggctCCGTGATGTCCACCTGGCCTTATCTGAGGACCATGCGTGGGTGGTGTTTGGGCCCAACGGCGAGCAGACGGCGGAGGTCACCTGGCATGGCAAGGGGAATGAGGATCGCAGGGGCCAGACCGTCAACGCGGGTGTGGCTGAGCGG AGCTGGCTGTACCTGAAGGGCTCCTACATGCGCTGTGACCGCAAGATGGAGGTGGCCTTCATGGTGTGCGCCATCAACCCGTCCATCGACCTACACACTGACTCACTGGAGCTGCTGCAGTTGCAGCAG AAGCTGCTGTGGCTCCTCTATGACCTGGGACATCTGGAAAG GTACCCCATGGCGCTGGGGAACCTGGCAGATCTGGAGGAGCTGGAACCCACCCCTGGCCGGCCAGACCCCCTGACGCTCTACCATAAG GGCATTGCTTCCGCCAAGGCCCACTACCAGGACGAGCACATCTACCCCTACATGTACCTGGCTGGCTTCCACTGCCGCAATCGCAACGTGCGCGAAGCCCTGCAGGCCTGGGCGGACACGGCCACGGTCATCCAGGA cTACAACTACTGCCGTGAAGACGAGGAGATCTACAAGGAATTCTTTGAGGTAGCCAACGACGTCATCCCCAACCTGCTGAAGGAGGCCGCCAGCCTGCTAGAGGCCGGCGAAGAGCGAGCGGGGGAGCAGAGCCAG ggctccccaagccagggctcTGCCCTGCAGGACCCCGAGTGCTTCGCCCATCTGCTGCGCTTCTACGATGGCATCTGCAAGTGGGAGGAGGGCAGCCCCACGCCCGTGCTGCATGTGGGCTGGGCCACCTTCCTGGTGCAGTCCCTGGGCCGCTTCGAGGGCCAG GTGCGACAGAAAGTACGCATCGTGAGCCGTGAGGCCGACACGGCTGAGGCCGAGGAGCCGTGGGGTGAGGAGGCCCGGGAAGGCCGCCGGCGGGGTCCACGCCGAGAGTCCAAGCCTGAGGAGCCTCCACCGCCCAAGAAGCCAGCGCTGGACAAGGGCCCCGGCTCAGGGCCTGGCACTGTGCCGGCACCCCCCCGAAAGCCCCCAGGACCAGTACCAGTCCCAGGCCCAGCCCGGGGCCCGGAGGGCAGCAGTGCTGCCCCTGTGCCCGCGCCGGCGGCCTCGCCACCCCCTGAAGGCCCAGTGCTCACCTTCCAGAGTGAGAAGATGAAGGGCATGAAGGAGCTGCTGGTGGCCACCAAGATCAACTCGAGCGCCATCAAGCTGCAGCTCACGGCACAGTCGCAGGTGCAGATGAAGAAGCAGAAGGTGTCCACGCCCAGCGACTACACGCTCTCCTTCCTCAAGAGGCAGCGCAAGGGACTCTGA
- the MEN1 gene encoding menin isoform X1, with the protein MPRPAAMGLKAAQKTLFPLRSIDDVVRLFAAELGREEPDLVLLSLVLGFVEHFLAVNRVIPTNVPELTFQPIPAPDPPGALTYFPVADLSIIAALYARFTAQIRGAVDLSLYPREGGVSSRELVKKVSDVIWNSLSRSYFKDRAHIQSLFSFITGTKLDSSGVAFAVVGACQALGLRDVHLALSEDHAWVVFGPNGEQTAEVTWHGKGNEDRRGQTVNAGVAERSWLYLKGSYMRCDRKMEVAFMVCAINPSIDLHTDSLELLQLQQKLLWLLYDLGHLERYPMALGNLADLEELEPTPGRPDPLTLYHKGIASAKAHYQDEHIYPYMYLAGFHCRNRNVREALQAWADTATVIQDYNYCREDEEIYKEFFEVANDVIPNLLKEAASLLEAGEERAGEQSQGSPSQGSALQDPECFAHLLRFYDGICKWEEGSPTPVLHVGWATFLVQSLGRFEGQVRQKVRIVSREADTAEAEEPWGEEAREGRRRGPRRESKPEEPPPPKKPALDKGPGSGPGTVPAPPRKPPGPVPVPGPARGPEGSSAAPVPAPAASPPPEGPVLTFQSEKMKGMKELLVATKINSSAIKLQLTAQSQVQMKKQKVSTPSDYTLSFLKRQRKGL; encoded by the exons AT GCCCAGGCCCGCCGCCATGGGGCTCAAGGCCGCCCAGAAGACGCTCTTCCCGCTGCGCTCCATCGACGACGTGGTGCGCCTGTTCGCGGCCGAGCTGGGCCGGGAGGAGCCCGACCTGGTGCTCCTGTCCCTGGTGCTGGGCTTCGTGGAGCATTTCCTGGCTGTCAACCGCGTCATCCCCACCAACGTGCCTGAACTCACCTTCCAGCCCATCCCCGCGCCCGACCCGCCGGGCGCCCTCACCTACTTCCCCGTGGCTGACCTGTCCATCATCGCGGCCCTCTACGCCCGCTTCACTGCGCAGATCCGGGGCGCCGTGGATCTGTCCTTGTACCCCCGCGAGGGGGGCGTCTCGAGCCGCGAGCTGGTGAAGAAGGTCTCCGATGTCATCTGGAACAGCCTCAGCCGCTCTTACTTCAAAGATCGGGCGCATATCCAGTCGCTCTTCAGCTTCATCACAG GCACTAAGTTAGACAGCTCTGGCGTGGCCTTCGCGGTCGTGGGGgcctgccaggctctggggctCCGTGATGTCCACCTGGCCTTATCTGAGGACCATGCGTGGGTGGTGTTTGGGCCCAACGGCGAGCAGACGGCGGAGGTCACCTGGCATGGCAAGGGGAATGAGGATCGCAGGGGCCAGACCGTCAACGCGGGTGTGGCTGAGCGG AGCTGGCTGTACCTGAAGGGCTCCTACATGCGCTGTGACCGCAAGATGGAGGTGGCCTTCATGGTGTGCGCCATCAACCCGTCCATCGACCTACACACTGACTCACTGGAGCTGCTGCAGTTGCAGCAG AAGCTGCTGTGGCTCCTCTATGACCTGGGACATCTGGAAAG GTACCCCATGGCGCTGGGGAACCTGGCAGATCTGGAGGAGCTGGAACCCACCCCTGGCCGGCCAGACCCCCTGACGCTCTACCATAAG GGCATTGCTTCCGCCAAGGCCCACTACCAGGACGAGCACATCTACCCCTACATGTACCTGGCTGGCTTCCACTGCCGCAATCGCAACGTGCGCGAAGCCCTGCAGGCCTGGGCGGACACGGCCACGGTCATCCAGGA cTACAACTACTGCCGTGAAGACGAGGAGATCTACAAGGAATTCTTTGAGGTAGCCAACGACGTCATCCCCAACCTGCTGAAGGAGGCCGCCAGCCTGCTAGAGGCCGGCGAAGAGCGAGCGGGGGAGCAGAGCCAG ggctccccaagccagggctcTGCCCTGCAGGACCCCGAGTGCTTCGCCCATCTGCTGCGCTTCTACGATGGCATCTGCAAGTGGGAGGAGGGCAGCCCCACGCCCGTGCTGCATGTGGGCTGGGCCACCTTCCTGGTGCAGTCCCTGGGCCGCTTCGAGGGCCAG GTGCGACAGAAAGTACGCATCGTGAGCCGTGAGGCCGACACGGCTGAGGCCGAGGAGCCGTGGGGTGAGGAGGCCCGGGAAGGCCGCCGGCGGGGTCCACGCCGAGAGTCCAAGCCTGAGGAGCCTCCACCGCCCAAGAAGCCAGCGCTGGACAAGGGCCCCGGCTCAGGGCCTGGCACTGTGCCGGCACCCCCCCGAAAGCCCCCAGGACCAGTACCAGTCCCAGGCCCAGCCCGGGGCCCGGAGGGCAGCAGTGCTGCCCCTGTGCCCGCGCCGGCGGCCTCGCCACCCCCTGAAGGCCCAGTGCTCACCTTCCAGAGTGAGAAGATGAAGGGCATGAAGGAGCTGCTGGTGGCCACCAAGATCAACTCGAGCGCCATCAAGCTGCAGCTCACGGCACAGTCGCAGGTGCAGATGAAGAAGCAGAAGGTGTCCACGCCCAGCGACTACACGCTCTCCTTCCTCAAGAGGCAGCGCAAGGGACTCTGA